The Bombus vancouverensis nearcticus chromosome 12, iyBomVanc1_principal, whole genome shotgun sequence genome contains a region encoding:
- the Grip163 gene encoding gamma-tubulin complex component 6 isoform X3 has protein sequence MNVQEYVCANDKISDRYNDDVYGLVTQLSRNILQAYRSSHRNVQFTYDHDIKIIKHLRIKAFEILLKKCDRLIPSQDYEALQKIDPLLELQKHAFALKLKLNHSYNARMIEHLLENLEEFPCGELPVFSILQLLMQLKNCNINPEPLTNIFYFDKANPAFPEITYNNNKIPPFQIYPMECFISSDKFEATLERYPVKRIAPTNIMNEFNFLDNSIKSKAIVGVESIDMSTTCDFMSNHIFDKISSHMLLYPNQQYTINSELNIHILQNNMIGSKCENICSFPVEKGDTTNYLYLPFMQTNTDENGSIIDTWKVLDQSVSNESDNTMNVWSHIWDQISVTNTLPTVNHQTWECFGEIQSIKELMFITDTPIAAIHLEKVKQMNDLFIISEELMNSSLLLEQVSTKEFICDVKSMLLGIESNSFEYRCATGFILRRNISVYGISPESIKKICQEAINWGNCFKFLWNLITHKSQGNKLPQEGLIFKALCTNIKELLLYYQAALIRIFTHEKESEGVLKIFQKVRSVAKLITKVAKVCEPYKENQYMSREGSSILTRIYNEAIKVTDAKIALVFYSLLKSCCEVYFRFLQKWIFEGICDDIYGEFMIKTRPQYLRNRSHKFWTKSFSICNDEVPGFLNDLAESILQCGKTVRLLRTCDSKNPVCRVCVTEQPEIKVCLSIMSLHEQSSRYREYEKKGQAALGSVLSLSTAILNQKQLEKEMSKITILSERDTLLKLRDKEEPGDTVTTVTRVKQNILTSPQEQVLTNNLQSNKAEEIELSNKIQLEIEQDKEESRIKERSKSLERTIVWNYYEGLANDINKRCIRSQWRKKRMKLYNERVDTLSRANQESRNEFLKKTEGHNCAITSDFFLIETPISLEDENKNYTNTSYQTSNVMSIPSTQINQDSRQSSSLENYAHKRIITNNNEKHEFHNFEHLERLNTNPTSKVSSNKNTTNKQMNEILECLLVHRTQSSVTERPTLLNVMKIDNITESQIDGVCMRPLDYNMTPNNNELDIRQIEFTSVTHETNETGTRCSQIIAITNKENDLETPMSCTTDNFTTSSVQSPISTYNLEDPSPSEISSTIISSSSTQLITKSSLAMKGDSTFSDLFELARDEKSNNASSVAPLSITDVEIIDHISLQAYLEKSIRIPLNVQSRLVNNAIIKYFLEENNLLSHLHSLRSYFFLLNGEFAKSLTDSLYSRLYEISIPIELFNSATLTNLLERALVNSFNNVYINSELLNLSATDTPAQLHISDPAALDCLTLNYKINWPLNIILDETVMQQYSKVFKFLITSGRVSWVLQEDFNIMKRERKAITSEQYHKLQLYRHSMTQFMNALHNYLTCSVLHASWAEFEKDLEHSLTVDQIYMAHVNYIKRILSRCMLNSRGEKVRVCLTNIFKVILKFHNRIRSQNWVMKSTGYVHPNFKKLEQMYQAFFELRAYMSHVAFKLATSGYQPHLMHFLNALNINPLYDLTAKSCRNTVGSAEP, from the exons ATGAACGTTCAAGAATACGTTTGTGCCAATGACAAAATCAGTGACCGTTATAACGACGATGTTTATGGTCTCGTAACTCAATTGAGTAGGAACATATTACAGGCATATCGATCCTCCCACCGAAATGTACAGTTTACTTATGATCATGATATCAAAATAATTAAACACCTTCGAATCAAAGCTTTTGAAATATTACTGAAAAAATGTGATCGTTTGATCCCTAGCCAAG ATTATGAAGCACTTCAAAAAATAGATCCACTTTTAGAACTACAAAAGCATGCTTTtgcattgaaattgaaattaaaccaTTCATACAATGCTAGGATGATAGAACATTTGTTGGAAAATCTTGAAGAATTCCCATGTGGTGAACTACCAGTATTTTCTATTTTGCAGCTACTAAtgcaattaaaaaattgtaacatTAATCCTGAGCCATTAACG aatatattttatttcgacaAAGCAAATCCTGCTTTTCCTGAAATcacatacaataataataaaataccgCCATTCCAAATATACCCAATGGAATGTTTCATATCATCGGATAAATTTGAGGCAACACTCGAAAGATATCCAGTTAAAAGAATTGCacctacaaatattatgaatgaaTTCAATTTTTTGGATAATTCAATAAAGTCCAAAGCCATAGTTGGGGTTGAATCCATTga CATGTCTACTACATGCGATTTTATGTCCAATcatatatttgataaaatatcaTCACATATGCTTTTATACCCAAACCAACAGTATACAATAAATTCAGAgcttaatatacatattttacaaaataatatg ATTGGAAGCAAGTGCGAAAATATATGCAGCTTTCCTGTGGAAAAAGGAGACACAACAAATTATTTGTATCTCCCTTTTATGCAGACAAATACAGATGAAAACGGAAGTATTATAGATACATGGAAAGTTTTAGATCAAAGTGTTAGCAATGAATCAGATAATACTATGAACGTTTGGAGTCATATATGGGATCAAATCAGTGTTACTAATACTCTACCAACTGTAAATCATCAAACATGGGAATGCTTTGGAGAGATACAATCTATTAAAGAATTGATGTTTATAACAGATACTCCAATTGCAGCAATACATCTAGAAAAAGTTAAGCAAATGAATGATTTATTTATAATCTCAGAAGAA TTAATGAATTCTTCGCTTCTTTTGGAACAAGTGTCAACCAAAGAATTTATATGTGATGTAAAATCAATGTTGCTGGGAATAGAATCAAATTCCTTTGAGTATAGATGTGCT acAGGATTTATCTTACGAAGAAACATTAGTGTATATGGTATAAGTCCAGAATCAATAAAGAAGATTTGTCAGGAAGCTATTAATTGGGGtaattgttttaaattcttGTGGAATCTAATTACGCACAAATCACAAGGTAACAAATTACCACAAGAAGGACTAATATTTAAG gcTCTATGTACAAATATCAAAGAATTATTGCTTTACTATCAAGCAGCACTAATAAGAATTTTTACACATGAAAAAGAATCAGAGGgagtattaaaaatatttcaaaaagtaCGTTCTGTGGCTAAATTAATCACTAAAGTTGCTAAAGTTTGTGAACCTTACAAAGAAAATCAGTACATGTCCCGAGAAGGAAGTAGCATTCTTACTAGAATTTATAATGAAGCAATTAAAGTGACAGATGCCAAAATTGCTTTGGTATTTTATTCATTATTAAAATCTTGCTGTGAAGTTTATTTTCG ATTTTTACAGAAATGGATATTTGAAGGTATATGCGACGATATATATGGAGAATTTATGATAAAAACGCGTCCACAATATTTACGTAATAGAAGTCATAAATTTTGGACGAAAAGTTTTAGCATTTGCAATGATGAGGTGCCAGGTTTTTTGAATGATCTAGCTGAATCAATACTTCAATGTGGCAAAACAGTAAGACTTCTAAGAACTTGCGACTCCAAA AATCCAGTATGCCGTGTCTGTGTAACTGAGCAACCAGAAATAAAAGTTTGCTTAAGCATAATGTCGTTACACGAGCAGTCATCAAGATATCGAGAATATGAAAAGAAAGGTCAAGCTGCACTTGGTTCGGTACTTTCTCTTTCCACAGCTATCTTAAACCAGAAGCAGTTAGAAAAAGAAATGTCAAAAATAACTATACTTTCAGAACGTGATACATTATTGAAACTTCGTG ACAAGGAAGAACCAGGGGACACAGTAACAACAGTGACACGagtaaaacaaaatattttaacaagtCCACAAGAACAAGTACTTACAAATAACTTACAATCAAATAAGGCTGAAGAAATTGAGTTATCAAACAAGATACAATTAGAAATCGAACAAGATAAAGAAGAAAGTAGAATAAAGGAAAGATCGAAATCCTTAGAacg GACAATTGTTTGGAATTATTATGAAGGTTTAgctaatgatattaataaacgATGTATTCGTTCACAATGGCGgaagaaaagaatgaaattgTATAACGAAAGAGTGGATACATTAAGTAGAGCAAACCAAGAATCAAGGAACGAGTTTTTAAAAAAAACTGAAGGACATAATTGTGCAATAACTtcagatttttttttaattgaaactcCAATCTCACTTGAAGATGAAAATAAGAATTATACGAATACATCTTATCAAACATCAAATGTAATGTCAATACCGTCTACTCAAATTAATCAAGATTCAAGGCAAAGTTCTTCACTTGAAAATTACGCACATAAGAGAATAATAACCAACAATAATGAGAAACACGAATTTCATAATTTCGAACATCTAGAAAGACTAAATACGAATCCGACCTCAAAAGTTTCGTCAAATAAAAATACAACAAATAAGCAAATGAATGAGATTTTAGAATGCCTATTAGTTCATCGCACACAGTCATCAGTAACAGAAAGACCCACTCTTTTAAACGTTATGAAAATCGATAATATTACAGAATCTCAAATTGACGGCGTATGCATGCGACCATTAGATTATAATATGACGCCAAATAACAACGAACTTGATATACGTCAAATCGAATTTACCTCTGTTACGCATGAAACAAATGAAACGGGTACTCGTTGCTCTCAAATTATAGCCATcacaaataaagaaaatgaCTTAGAAACACCGATGTCATGTACAACGGATAATTTTACTACTTCATCAGTACAGAGCCCCATTTCAACATATAATTTAGAAGACCCATCTCCTTCGGAAATTTCATCTACAATAATATCATCGAGTTCGACTCAGTTAATTACGAAATCATCTCTTGCCATGAAAGGAGATTCAACATTTTCTGATTTATTTGAATTGGCTCGTGATGAAAAAAGTAATAATGCATCGTCAGTAGCTCCTTTGAGTATTACCGATGTCGAGATAATTGATCATATTTCTCTTCAGGCCTATTTAGAAAAGTCGATTCGCATTCCTCTCAACGTACAGAGCCGTCTCGTTAACAATGCTATTATCAAATACTTTTTGGAAGAAAACAACTTGCTCTCACATTTGCATAGTTTACGTAGTTATTTCTTTTTGCTAAATGGGGAATTTGCAAAGAGCTTAACAGATTCCCTGTATTCTCGTTTATATGAAATCTCAATACCTATCGAACTATTTAATTCCGCTACTTTGACTAATCTTCTAGAACGAGCACTCGTTAATTCGTTTAACAATGTTTATATTAATTCGGAACTTCTCAATCTCTCAGCAACGGACACACCAGCTCAATTACAC ATATCAGATCCAGCTGCATTGGATTGTCTTACTCTCAACTATAAGATAAATTGGCCACTTAATATTATACTTGATGAGACAGTCATGCAACAATACAGTAAAgtatttaaatttctaataaCAAGCGGTCGAGTTTCATGGGTGTTGCAAGAGGACtttaatattatgaaaagaGAACGAAAAGCAATTACATCAGAACAGTATCATAAG CTGCAGTTATATAGGCATTCAATGACACAATTTATGAATGCGTTGCATAATTATCTAACGTGTAGCGTGTTACACGCAAGTTGGGCTGAATTTGAAAAAGATCTGGAACATTCTTTAACTGTAGATCAAATTTATATGGCACATGTAAACTATATAAAACGCATATTATCAAG ATGTATGCTGAATAGTCGTGGAGAAAAAGTACGCGTATGTTTAACCAATATATTTAAagtcattttgaaatttcataacAGAATAAGATCTCAAAACTGGGTAATGAAATCTACAGGATACGTACATCCTAATTTTAAAAAACTGGAACAAATGTATCAAGCATTCTTTGAGTTACGAGCATATATGTCGCACGTTGCGTTTAAGTTAGCCACTAGCGGATACCAACCGCATTTAATGCATTTCCTAAATGCTCTTAATATAAATCCACTGTATGATTTAACCGCTAAAAGTTGTCGTAACACTGTAGGCTCTGCAGAGCCTTAA
- the Grip163 gene encoding gamma-tubulin complex component 6 isoform X1, which translates to MNVQEYVCANDKISDRYNDDVYGLVTQLSRNILQAYRSSHRNVQFTYDHDIKIIKHLRIKAFEILLKKCDRLIPSQDYEALQKIDPLLELQKHAFALKLKLNHSYNARMIEHLLENLEEFPCGELPVFSILQLLMQLKNCNINPEPLTNIFYFDKANPAFPEITYNNNKIPPFQIYPMECFISSDKFEATLERYPVKRIAPTNIMNEFNFLDNSIKSKAIVGVESIDMSTTCDFMSNHIFDKISSHMLLYPNQQYTINSELNIHILQNNMIGSKCENICSFPVEKGDTTNYLYLPFMQTNTDENGSIIDTWKVLDQSVSNESDNTMNVWSHIWDQISVTNTLPTVNHQTWECFGEIQSIKELMFITDTPIAAIHLEKVKQMNDLFIISEELMNSSLLLEQVSTKEFICDVKSMLLGIESNSFEYRCATGFILRRNISVYGISPESIKKICQEAINWGNCFKFLWNLITHKSQGNKLPQEGLIFKALCTNIKELLLYYQAALIRIFTHEKESEGVLKIFQKVRSVAKLITKVAKVCEPYKENQYMSREGSSILTRIYNEAIKVTDAKIALVFYSLLKSCCEVYFRFLQKWIFEGICDDIYGEFMIKTRPQYLRNRSHKFWTKSFSICNDEVPGFLNDLAESILQCGKTVRLLRTCDSKNPVCRVCVTEQPEIKVCLSIMSLHEQSSRYREYEKKGQAALGSVLSLSTAILNQKQLEKEMSKITILSERDTLLKLRVVTKLLEDKEEPGDTVTTVTRVKQNILTSPQEQVLTNNLQSNKAEEIELSNKIQLEIEQDKEESRIKERSKSLERTIVWNYYEGLANDINKRCIRSQWRKKRMKLYNERVDTLSRANQESRNEFLKKTEGHNCAITSDFFLIETPISLEDENKNYTNTSYQTSNVMSIPSTQINQDSRQSSSLENYAHKRIITNNNEKHEFHNFEHLERLNTNPTSKVSSNKNTTNKQMNEILECLLVHRTQSSVTERPTLLNVMKIDNITESQIDGVCMRPLDYNMTPNNNELDIRQIEFTSVTHETNETGTRCSQIIAITNKENDLETPMSCTTDNFTTSSVQSPISTYNLEDPSPSEISSTIISSSSTQLITKSSLAMKGDSTFSDLFELARDEKSNNASSVAPLSITDVEIIDHISLQAYLEKSIRIPLNVQSRLVNNAIIKYFLEENNLLSHLHSLRSYFFLLNGEFAKSLTDSLYSRLYEISIPIELFNSATLTNLLERALVNSFNNVYINSELLNLSATDTPAQLHISDPAALDCLTLNYKINWPLNIILDETVMQQYSKVFKFLITSGRVSWVLQEDFNIMKRERKAITSEQYHKLQLYRHSMTQFMNALHNYLTCSVLHASWAEFEKDLEHSLTVDQIYMAHVNYIKRILSRCMLNSRGEKVRVCLTNIFKVILKFHNRIRSQNWVMKSTGYVHPNFKKLEQMYQAFFELRAYMSHVAFKLATSGYQPHLMHFLNALNINPLYDLTAKSCRNTVGSAEP; encoded by the exons ATGAACGTTCAAGAATACGTTTGTGCCAATGACAAAATCAGTGACCGTTATAACGACGATGTTTATGGTCTCGTAACTCAATTGAGTAGGAACATATTACAGGCATATCGATCCTCCCACCGAAATGTACAGTTTACTTATGATCATGATATCAAAATAATTAAACACCTTCGAATCAAAGCTTTTGAAATATTACTGAAAAAATGTGATCGTTTGATCCCTAGCCAAG ATTATGAAGCACTTCAAAAAATAGATCCACTTTTAGAACTACAAAAGCATGCTTTtgcattgaaattgaaattaaaccaTTCATACAATGCTAGGATGATAGAACATTTGTTGGAAAATCTTGAAGAATTCCCATGTGGTGAACTACCAGTATTTTCTATTTTGCAGCTACTAAtgcaattaaaaaattgtaacatTAATCCTGAGCCATTAACG aatatattttatttcgacaAAGCAAATCCTGCTTTTCCTGAAATcacatacaataataataaaataccgCCATTCCAAATATACCCAATGGAATGTTTCATATCATCGGATAAATTTGAGGCAACACTCGAAAGATATCCAGTTAAAAGAATTGCacctacaaatattatgaatgaaTTCAATTTTTTGGATAATTCAATAAAGTCCAAAGCCATAGTTGGGGTTGAATCCATTga CATGTCTACTACATGCGATTTTATGTCCAATcatatatttgataaaatatcaTCACATATGCTTTTATACCCAAACCAACAGTATACAATAAATTCAGAgcttaatatacatattttacaaaataatatg ATTGGAAGCAAGTGCGAAAATATATGCAGCTTTCCTGTGGAAAAAGGAGACACAACAAATTATTTGTATCTCCCTTTTATGCAGACAAATACAGATGAAAACGGAAGTATTATAGATACATGGAAAGTTTTAGATCAAAGTGTTAGCAATGAATCAGATAATACTATGAACGTTTGGAGTCATATATGGGATCAAATCAGTGTTACTAATACTCTACCAACTGTAAATCATCAAACATGGGAATGCTTTGGAGAGATACAATCTATTAAAGAATTGATGTTTATAACAGATACTCCAATTGCAGCAATACATCTAGAAAAAGTTAAGCAAATGAATGATTTATTTATAATCTCAGAAGAA TTAATGAATTCTTCGCTTCTTTTGGAACAAGTGTCAACCAAAGAATTTATATGTGATGTAAAATCAATGTTGCTGGGAATAGAATCAAATTCCTTTGAGTATAGATGTGCT acAGGATTTATCTTACGAAGAAACATTAGTGTATATGGTATAAGTCCAGAATCAATAAAGAAGATTTGTCAGGAAGCTATTAATTGGGGtaattgttttaaattcttGTGGAATCTAATTACGCACAAATCACAAGGTAACAAATTACCACAAGAAGGACTAATATTTAAG gcTCTATGTACAAATATCAAAGAATTATTGCTTTACTATCAAGCAGCACTAATAAGAATTTTTACACATGAAAAAGAATCAGAGGgagtattaaaaatatttcaaaaagtaCGTTCTGTGGCTAAATTAATCACTAAAGTTGCTAAAGTTTGTGAACCTTACAAAGAAAATCAGTACATGTCCCGAGAAGGAAGTAGCATTCTTACTAGAATTTATAATGAAGCAATTAAAGTGACAGATGCCAAAATTGCTTTGGTATTTTATTCATTATTAAAATCTTGCTGTGAAGTTTATTTTCG ATTTTTACAGAAATGGATATTTGAAGGTATATGCGACGATATATATGGAGAATTTATGATAAAAACGCGTCCACAATATTTACGTAATAGAAGTCATAAATTTTGGACGAAAAGTTTTAGCATTTGCAATGATGAGGTGCCAGGTTTTTTGAATGATCTAGCTGAATCAATACTTCAATGTGGCAAAACAGTAAGACTTCTAAGAACTTGCGACTCCAAA AATCCAGTATGCCGTGTCTGTGTAACTGAGCAACCAGAAATAAAAGTTTGCTTAAGCATAATGTCGTTACACGAGCAGTCATCAAGATATCGAGAATATGAAAAGAAAGGTCAAGCTGCACTTGGTTCGGTACTTTCTCTTTCCACAGCTATCTTAAACCAGAAGCAGTTAGAAAAAGAAATGTCAAAAATAACTATACTTTCAGAACGTGATACATTATTGAAACTTCGTG TTGTCACAAAATTATTAGAAGACAAGGAAGAACCAGGGGACACAGTAACAACAGTGACACGagtaaaacaaaatattttaacaagtCCACAAGAACAAGTACTTACAAATAACTTACAATCAAATAAGGCTGAAGAAATTGAGTTATCAAACAAGATACAATTAGAAATCGAACAAGATAAAGAAGAAAGTAGAATAAAGGAAAGATCGAAATCCTTAGAacg GACAATTGTTTGGAATTATTATGAAGGTTTAgctaatgatattaataaacgATGTATTCGTTCACAATGGCGgaagaaaagaatgaaattgTATAACGAAAGAGTGGATACATTAAGTAGAGCAAACCAAGAATCAAGGAACGAGTTTTTAAAAAAAACTGAAGGACATAATTGTGCAATAACTtcagatttttttttaattgaaactcCAATCTCACTTGAAGATGAAAATAAGAATTATACGAATACATCTTATCAAACATCAAATGTAATGTCAATACCGTCTACTCAAATTAATCAAGATTCAAGGCAAAGTTCTTCACTTGAAAATTACGCACATAAGAGAATAATAACCAACAATAATGAGAAACACGAATTTCATAATTTCGAACATCTAGAAAGACTAAATACGAATCCGACCTCAAAAGTTTCGTCAAATAAAAATACAACAAATAAGCAAATGAATGAGATTTTAGAATGCCTATTAGTTCATCGCACACAGTCATCAGTAACAGAAAGACCCACTCTTTTAAACGTTATGAAAATCGATAATATTACAGAATCTCAAATTGACGGCGTATGCATGCGACCATTAGATTATAATATGACGCCAAATAACAACGAACTTGATATACGTCAAATCGAATTTACCTCTGTTACGCATGAAACAAATGAAACGGGTACTCGTTGCTCTCAAATTATAGCCATcacaaataaagaaaatgaCTTAGAAACACCGATGTCATGTACAACGGATAATTTTACTACTTCATCAGTACAGAGCCCCATTTCAACATATAATTTAGAAGACCCATCTCCTTCGGAAATTTCATCTACAATAATATCATCGAGTTCGACTCAGTTAATTACGAAATCATCTCTTGCCATGAAAGGAGATTCAACATTTTCTGATTTATTTGAATTGGCTCGTGATGAAAAAAGTAATAATGCATCGTCAGTAGCTCCTTTGAGTATTACCGATGTCGAGATAATTGATCATATTTCTCTTCAGGCCTATTTAGAAAAGTCGATTCGCATTCCTCTCAACGTACAGAGCCGTCTCGTTAACAATGCTATTATCAAATACTTTTTGGAAGAAAACAACTTGCTCTCACATTTGCATAGTTTACGTAGTTATTTCTTTTTGCTAAATGGGGAATTTGCAAAGAGCTTAACAGATTCCCTGTATTCTCGTTTATATGAAATCTCAATACCTATCGAACTATTTAATTCCGCTACTTTGACTAATCTTCTAGAACGAGCACTCGTTAATTCGTTTAACAATGTTTATATTAATTCGGAACTTCTCAATCTCTCAGCAACGGACACACCAGCTCAATTACAC ATATCAGATCCAGCTGCATTGGATTGTCTTACTCTCAACTATAAGATAAATTGGCCACTTAATATTATACTTGATGAGACAGTCATGCAACAATACAGTAAAgtatttaaatttctaataaCAAGCGGTCGAGTTTCATGGGTGTTGCAAGAGGACtttaatattatgaaaagaGAACGAAAAGCAATTACATCAGAACAGTATCATAAG CTGCAGTTATATAGGCATTCAATGACACAATTTATGAATGCGTTGCATAATTATCTAACGTGTAGCGTGTTACACGCAAGTTGGGCTGAATTTGAAAAAGATCTGGAACATTCTTTAACTGTAGATCAAATTTATATGGCACATGTAAACTATATAAAACGCATATTATCAAG ATGTATGCTGAATAGTCGTGGAGAAAAAGTACGCGTATGTTTAACCAATATATTTAAagtcattttgaaatttcataacAGAATAAGATCTCAAAACTGGGTAATGAAATCTACAGGATACGTACATCCTAATTTTAAAAAACTGGAACAAATGTATCAAGCATTCTTTGAGTTACGAGCATATATGTCGCACGTTGCGTTTAAGTTAGCCACTAGCGGATACCAACCGCATTTAATGCATTTCCTAAATGCTCTTAATATAAATCCACTGTATGATTTAACCGCTAAAAGTTGTCGTAACACTGTAGGCTCTGCAGAGCCTTAA